TATGGGAAACCTGAACATGACACATGCAGCACTATGAGCTACATATCACAAGTCGAGAATGATAAACAAATTTGCGCATAGTATCTCAAAATAATGATCTATGCTGTTGCTAACTAACTGAAATTTAGTAACTCTACCGACACATCACTATTGTCTCTTCTGCCTACTGATGTACCTTTGACATTTTCATGTGCTGGGTGTCGTGATATATTTTCCTTGGTTTTATCTGAGCATTATTTTCATGGTACCATAGTGTCTTAGTGTTTTAAGTGCATTGTgtaataaaacaaaatgaaatgttGGGTTTACAAAGTACGAATGTATGTGTCCCTTTCATTTAGAAATGAACTTGATATGCAAGGAATGCTCAGTAGTTTTGGAggtgagtaaaatctgtaataAGCAGACTTGAAAACACTCTTGTTCTTAATCTTCTATTAGGGAAAGTGGGGGCTGTTGTGAGAGAGGGTCGAGCTTGTATAATCAATGACCATATAAGATACCCTGGGCTATGTTGTACATATTTAGGGGGATAGGTATCCCCTATCTCCGAAGCAGAGACTAATAATTTCGTTACTCTAGCTTACATCTTCAATTTTACTTGCAAGAAAGCTcaagtcttttaaaaaagtcaaTTAAGAGAAGAACAATTCCTACAAAAGTCATAGCACCATGTAAGAGATCCATAGACAATGGTTCTACACAAATCATCAGTTCTTCTCCTGTACTTTACTTCCGTGTTAGCTGACATCACCAAAACGCTAACTGCTAAGCGTAAGAGAATTCAAACATTTGCCCAAGCTTCTCTAAAGACAAGCAGTAGAAAATTCGACGAAGTTTGGAAGTCTCAGCAACATGAAAGGTAAGACAATGACACAATCTATTACCAGTCTAATGTATGGATTTGTAGGCTGATAGGGGATAGAGGTAGTCTTGGACGTGGGTAGGGAGGATAGTGCAAATCAACGCCAGCGGCCACGATGGTGTTCATAGACAAAAAATGGCAGCCATAGTGGTGTCCCAGATGAGCCCATTTGATGAAAACGTTTCTTATTTCGGTTAAAAAACATGGCCGCTTATTACATGAGCGAAAATCTTGAACAGGAGAGGTAAAATATTGCTTTAATCTCATGAATAGTACAAATCTCAAATGGGCTTTAAAGAATCattgaagaaataaaatcaTGATGATAATATACCACCAAGGCAGACGATTGTCACTTATAAGGACAATTCTTGATCACCAGAAGCAGTCACTTTGATGAATTTACCAAGCAGCTCATGAATGTCATAAACCAGGGGGAAGCTGATTTGCAAAAGACAAGAGAAGCAGAAGAAAAATTGGAGGTGCTATAACCAAGACAATAAGTTGACTAAAACAGTACCCAAATATTCGACCTTTCCATTTATATTACTTCTTGTCGTAAGAGTAAACTACCAGCAAGTAAGTCTTGGTAACTGACGTTGAACACGAAAGAGAAGATGATACAGCGTTTCTTTTAATTCACTCACAAAACTTAGGAAACTTGCGACTGGATTAGATATCCTGAAGTAGTTATCATTGTACTTCCATTTTAAACTGAACAAaggttgggtttttttttcactatttGGGTTAATAAGATGTGGTGAAGTGGTTTACATGCTGCATTCCGACAGTCGGCGGTTCGAGGCCGGCCAGGCCCTTCCATTATTTTCAGGCAGGAAGCTGCTTTAtactgtctctctctctctctctctctctctctgtccaCCCAGGATCTAGTTGTTGTGACgatagatagcgctatccaatgTACAAATCACTACATCCTGGATAACTCACTTGGTTTTGAATGAGGCTATATCAACTGTGACTGTAGTGATTTTAACCCGCGATAGCGCCATCTGCCACTGAAACAGAAGCAAATGCATACTGATGGATAGCGGCCGACAACCATAAGGCGGACTAGCCCCCCTTGTCAAGGAGGGGCACCCCTTCATCAATTGCTCCATGTTACTGAACCGAGGAAAACATCCAGGCTATAACCGGTTTTAccttgaaaattttaaaggctAAAATTTGCAACGGATAGTCAGCatctattcaccgaagtggaggtggctagtggtgggtatttaccgagccgcgaagcggtgAGGTAAATATCCGCCACTAGCCACCAACACTAACGTGAacagttgttttagtatatactaaaacagtgagataatatagcacaaaaatatgattttcaGGGGCAAATTTCGCACGAATTGCTCGGACGTGATTAACAAAGGATACCCGgaatttgagtagccaatcagcgcgcgcgttcaacgctatccactgttttagtatagaCTAATCCTTTTTACCAACGGAATCTGCTTATCCATAAACCTATAATGACCCACCTAACTCAAGGTGGCTTGTCGACGACACTAAATAAAAGGAAACGAGACACTTTCTATTTCTCCTCAGAACCTGTACAAGCAACAACAGAAGCTCTTTCAGCAGCAACGCATTGTACAGAGTCAAAGACTAAAAAGAGTCCGTCAATTGCTTGAAGATCATACAAAGAACTTACAAGAGATGCAGAGAAGTCACGAAGCACAGCAATTAGGTGTACAAGAACAGCTCCGAAAAGAGATTAGCGTGTTGCAAAAGAAGATTCTTAGCGACACGGTAAGATGCTTCACATTGAATGAGTGGGTAACAAATTAAGTAAAGTAACGAAGAGTTACCACACGGTGGTAGTTAAAGACTTAAAAGATTGTGGGGCCGTGTTCATACGCAATTCAAATAAACACAACAGAGTAAAGAAACTAACTGGACGGAGGCAAATTATTTCGCAATTTATAACTAGACCAACCTTGAGCCATGCCACCTCCCTAAATCTAATACTTTTAGTCGAGCTGAAGAAACGTGTGTGATAATAAGAGTTAACGTTGATCAAACGTTTTTGAAATGGCTGGCCTAATCTAAAAAATTGAAAGTAATGAActtttcattttcacttttcaGCAACAGCAGGACTTCTCAAGTGTGCGAAGGTCCCTTCAAAACATGTTGGCACAGGTTTAGATAGTTTGAAAAGCCACATTACGTCAAATCTTATTTCATAAAGTGTACAGAATGTTGTCGGTGTATCGCGTCTTTAAATGACTTTTTAAGTATCGTTTTTATGAAATAAACCACGAACTCGCTCAAACATGCTGAGAAGTTAATATGGATGTGTACAGCAAATATTTCCAAACTAAGACGATATACTAAGGGTTCGTTAGATTGACTCTATTCTGGAATAGGGATACGTGGAGTGACGATTTAAAACGGTATATTTGGCGTTATGaaacaacaaggataataaagatatgtttaaaatagcattttagcaggtctttgacaattttaatgcgaatctccgtaaaaacgaacgaTTTCTAACCTCTAAATaacgtattcctattccggaatacggtcaatcgaacgcaccctaagctTTGCTTAAAAAGGATCGCTTTCATATAGTTATATTCGACTCGAACCCTTCTCTTTGGTTCCAAATGCAATGGCAAAGTTCCGTGTACAGGACTCAACAAGATAGCACCTGTCGGAACATCATCTTGTGAATGGCGAGGctaaataaatgaaacaaaattttcctttcaaGTAATTTATTTACGACAAAAAACATCATAGACTCACATAACGTAGACGGGATAGTTTTCCTCCGTACAGATATCACACAAAGGATGacaaaaacacctttttttaCAACGCATGTGGAAAAAATCGGTTTTTTTCGAGTTAACGGTGTGCAAATGAAAACATGGTACAAACCAACTCAGCGGCTGTCGTATGACTTCGATTTTAGACCTGGATATATTCCCCAAAGAACCAGTCTTTGATAAACAAGGAGACACTGCCGGTTAATAAACCCACCACAGCATACCAGGGACAACAATTTTAAAGTAGATCACGAGTAAGTGATGATTTTCGTTCCATTTAGCAACTGATAAACACAGTCAATAAATAAAAAGTGTGAATCGTTAACCCTCTGCTGCGCTTCCTCGGACGCTCCATCTAGCACCATGTGGTAGAGATCAGAATGAAGCTAAAGACAAAGAGAATCAAATCATTTGAGGAAGAAAAAGCGGTAAAGTGGAGTGGGTCgttatataataaaaattacaCACAATGTAGTAATTATTCTTCTGGTCAATCGTAATGCAGGTGCAACTTACAAACTTCTTCGCACTCAGTCCACTGACGTTAGCGTAGTGCGCACGGTCAACTACTATCCTAGCCAATTTAAAATAGTTTACCTGTGTATTTTCAGCAACATCATTAGAAAGCTCACTGTCTTCTTCTTTCATACGCAGCTTGCAAGAGTTATGCGTACCAATGTTAAACAAGGACCAATCCTCCTAGATTACAGTGTAAAGCAAATCTTTAGCGACATCGAGTATACAGGCGTTAGGGGCAATTTGAGAAGTAGCTTAAAAGATGTTGTGGGGTCCTCTAACCAACCGAAAACATCTGAATATAGCTTTCAGGCTACTTAAATTCTTGCAGCAGTCGTAATGATCAGTCACACACCTTCTTCCTTCTTCTAAAGACCGTAATAAGATCATTCATCATACGAGGCAAAACATGGAAGTCAACCGTCCTGAGCAATCAGTTTAGTGAGTCGTTCAACAAATCCAAAGTGTGTCATCAAAATCAGGTCGAATAAGAATTTGGAATTGTCCGCATTTTACGAGCGGATAAACCACGGGAAGAAAAATCTCAAGGCTGCCTCTGAGTAGAGTTAAGAAACAGCAATAAACTTTAATAATCAAATTACATTTCGTCAAAAATTAAACCTTGACTCCTAATTGCAACTTAAGTACCAGTTTGTAGACTTAACATGACAATGAGAGGACTTCGTCACTCACCAGAAAAATTGTGCGTGCCAAACAAGGATCCCAAATGATGTTCTCAAAAACGCAAGCGTTTAAAACTGAATGATGGCGTGGCGTGCTCAACCGCTTAATATAGTTGACTAGCGTTTGATACAAACTCGCCTTTTAAACCCCTGATCAATGCATACGCATAATAAGAATAGTAACCACCTCTAGAGGCTGTTCATCCTGCAATTGCTCAACAGCTTGAATGATGATCTTGTCTTTGCCACAGTCTGCGTTCCACTTACTCCAAGTGTATGCGAATGCCGATGCTGTCAATGCCATTTCTTGATAAATATTCTGCTCCAGCCAATCTTCCTGATGACGAAAACCACAACTTAAGAGCGTCAGTCTTAAAACACAATGCAATACGGAGTACATCACCGATAAAATGATACCTCATTTACCGTCATAAGAGTACGGGCAATTTTTTGTTTGGGTGGTTCGATGAACCATTTGCCCAAAAAATTCTCGCAAGTTGCCCAATTTTTTTACGAAACAGTCGAAAAGAAACGAGGCTCAACCGATTCACTAACTTAGGCCTAGTAGTAAGCCTATGTTAGTGAATCGTGTGACCAAAAACGCCATGTCAAGTGATAATATATGAATCTATCATATGAACTCATAAAACATGTGCGCAACGCACTGAATGATCGTTCCGCAGAACACGATGTAGCAAGTATCACCGCAAGGATATGTACCATAAATAGATCATTCTCGTGCATTGTCTCCAGCATTTCTGAAACCGTCTTGCTGCCCAAAAAATCTGAGTTGCCCCAAATTTGCagcccctcccctccccctccccctccccctcccggCCCGTACGCCTATGTTTATCGTGGTAAACATTTTAGATTTACCACGTCTTTATCACAATCTCGTCGGAGTATTCTACATTTCGACCGTTTCAATCCTTGCAGTATAGCAGGCCAATTATCACCTGATTTTATAACCTGTAGCTACTGCGAGCCTTAAGTGTACCATccaaactagtaatcggaaggtcattGGTTCGATTCCTTGACTGGAGCATTCGGCTTTTTCACAAGTTTCCCTTAGTGATCATGGACAAAATATCATGATTTctaaaatgcaaaattatcCTTTGTGCCGTTTCCTGGTGAATTCACGTACCTTGGAGTTTATGCTAACATATTTTTCTGCATCGACGGCAGGGAAAACATTCACTCCGGCTTTTCGCATGGCCTAGAAATATTCATcgataaacaaacaaacaaacaaacgaaacaGATAAATGAGTGAACTGGACCGAGTGAGTGAATCGATCAAAAGCTTTATCGACCAGTCGTGAAGAGAAAAACGTGAATTACTCACGCTCAGGGCACCCACTCAATCAATGACTCAGCCGAACAGTCGCTTCTTCAATCATTGACTCTAAATCAATTGGATAAGCAAATCGAATCCAATCAGCCCTTCACCCTGCCATTCAGTTAGTCACCTGGCCGGACGGTATTTAGGTCCGTTAATTTCCaaattagagcgagtttcaatcgagtgtcgtaaaaccaaaaccaatgtaattactttcgccagtcaaatccagtaaaccaatcaaaactcgaagtaattacacgtagccgacacaaagcgcgggaaaatgtgtaggcgtgagccacgattggttttggtttcactcctgattggttgaaaaagtgctgcgagaactttaaactaatcactgagtgaagtaacgcaaaaccaaagcaattagctaattactttcgacactcaattgaaaaccactctagctTGCGTGCGGACGTCACCTATCTACATCGCTGCGTGCAACAACGGAGCTACGAGACGTCTGCACTCAGATTTAGatttagatttattttttttacctcaatCAGCTGATGTGGTTTCATCCATTTTCTACTCAAGTGCGCAAGCTCAGGGGAATCATCAGGCTGTGTAAGAGCACACATCGAATCCTACAAATAATTCCGAGGTATTTTTCTTCTACGAAAATAGCGTTGGAAGTACAAATATTTCGCAGGGTTACTTTTCATATTAGACTCGATAGGGAGTTTTCGACAACGGCAACGTCAACGAACGAAAAAGAAACGTATTCATTGAAAGCCGGCGCggattttttgaaaacaaaacaaatatggcgagtatggcgaaaacattttttttctcgttcTCGCGATGGTCTCCGAAATGCGGCGTAAATTCGCTTCCATTACGTGTTAAAGTGAAAATCTTTCAGAGGAACCGGGCAAAATGTTGCGCATGCGTATTAGCTCGAAAACTTGAGACAAACAGCTGTTGgctgttttaccaaatttctTGCAAAAGTATcattaaaattttcagaaattttGAACTAAAATAGTTCCGACTACAAATGAATcatctattttaaaaaaatcagaaatttaacaaagaaaaatttgggaaaactgaaaaacgtttatcagaaaattatgaaaaatccACCTGTTGATATCCTACGATAACAGCTGTTAGGCGTAatttaattctattgttttAAGTAAGTAAATGCTGCAAAAAAACTGATGAGTgaatttttgcataaatgaggaAGAAGCATCCTCTAGATCTTGTTTTACTCTTGGTGCGTTATCATGGTAACAGCCTGCAGAGCACATTgactgtcaaaaatataaactcCCGTGGTAGCACTTATCAGTGTTCAAGTTTGAGCTTCCAGGCAAAAACTGCGTAAATATGGCAGAAATGGAAATATTAGCgcttaaaaactgtgttcagtcacctggttttcactagcgacgcaaggaCAAGCGCAACtgagcataagagcgcttatttcaccgtgaaaacggggttgacgcaagcttatgcttgcgtcaagcttatgcttgcgtcaaccccaaGCACAAGCACACGCATGCTTGGGTTCgtttgcgtcgtgtgaaaacgaaacgcagcatcaACACAAGGATATTTGCTTCGACTGGCCAATTGAAGCACTCGAtccagattccccgcgtctCAGCATTCGAACAAAATagcggatgccgtggttgattttgatgcttatgtcgacgttcgttttcaatAGCATAAGCTCCTTATACTTGCGCTTGTttttgcgtcgctagtgaaaaccagccttgtCTTTCTAGATTGTTCCAATTAAT
The genomic region above belongs to Montipora capricornis isolate CH-2021 chromosome 8, ASM3666992v2, whole genome shotgun sequence and contains:
- the LOC138014275 gene encoding synaptonemal complex protein 3-like, coding for MPSNPKKGKTLKCTENLKEFYENEDEFKFPEAPTAKSEQQQQKNGMPVAQSKKRQSVTPSEVFQDSDPEDDYDKSNELDMQGMLSSFGADITKTLTAKRKRIQTFAQASLKTSSRKFDEVWKSQQHERSSHFDEFTKQLMNVINQGEADLQKTREAEEKLENLYKQQQKLFQQQRIVQSQRLKRVRQLLEDHTKNLQEMQRSHEAQQLGVQEQLRKEISVLQKKILSDTQQQDFSSVRRSLQNMLAQV